The sequence TGTATGTGGGTATCCTGCTCGAGAGCCTGCTGATGCTCGCGGGCTTTCTGGTGATCGCGTACTCACTGTACGTTACTTGATCGCTGGATAGCAGCGGTCAGGCGGTGTGTCTCGGTAACCGAAGCGAGCGAGGATCCGCCGGTGAGACGGCACCCGTGAGACACACGGGTGAAACGACGACAGCCGTCGCGACCACGAGTTGCCCGTCGCGCTGGGTCGGTCGTGAACTACATCCTTCTTGGACCCTATCTCGACAGCATGACCCGGCGTGTCACGGCCTCGCTCGACGACGATGCAGAGACAGCACTCGAGACCCTGTTATCGGAGACGGGGGCAGGCCAAAGCGAGGTCGTCCGTCGTGCGCTGACCTTTTACGCGGCGAACCTCGAGGCGGCAAGCGGGAGACCGAGTGAAAATCTGGAGCAGTACTACAGGATGCTCTCGTCGGGCGAACACGTCCTGCTCGACGTCGATTTCCTGCACGCGTTCCTCGAGTTCTGCTACGAAGACGGCGAACCGGATCCCGAATTCGTCGAGGCGGCAGACCGCGTCTCGGACTACCACGTCCGGGAGTACGCAGAGCGGTTCGAATCGGTCGGTGACGTGCTCGAGTGGCTCTCGTTCTGTGGCTTTCTCGCTGTCCGGGAGGAGGGTGACGGCGTCTATCACGTGGTCTTTCCCTCGGAGCCCATCCGGTGGTTTATGACGCGATTCGTGGAGCGTGCCACGGCAGATCTGCCCACAGAGATCGAGATCGACCGCGGCGTCTCGAAGGTGATCGTTACCGAACGGGCAACCGACTGAGTCGACCCGCACAAAACATTCACACACATTCATACAGATTCATAACCCATATGTTCAGTGTAGTTCCGATCTAATAGGCATATGACTGCCGCTTAACGGTATTTTTAATACGGAATCGGAGAAGTGTGATGCCGTAACATGGGAATAGCAGACAGAATCAAAGCGATCGGTCCGGGAGCGCTCGTCGCAGCGGCGTTCGTTGGACCGGGAACCGTGACGACAGCGAGCGTCATCGGTGCGGAGTACGCGTACCTGCTCGTGTGGACGATCGCGTTCTCGATCGTGGCGACGATCGTCCTGCAGGAGATGAGCGCACGACTCGGCCTGATCTCACAGGAAGGACTGGGAGAGGCGCTTCGGAACGAGTTTTCGAACCCGTTCGTAAAGTGGGGAGCGGTTATCCTCGTCGTGTGGGCGATCGGGATCGGGACCGCAGCGTTCCAGACGGGCAACATCGTCGGTGGGGCCGCTGGTCTCTCGACGATTACCGGCGTCAGCGAGAACGTCTGGGGACCGGTCATCGGCCTCGTCGCCGGTGCCCTGCTATGGTCGGGTAACTACAAACTGATCGAGCGAGTCTTCATCGGACTCGTCGCGATCATGGGACTCGCGTTCGTGATCAACGCCATCGTGGTCGGACCGGACCTCGTTTCGCTGTCGGTCGGGCTCGTCCCTACAGTTCCCGACGGATCGGCCTACCTGATCGCCGGCCTGATCGGCACGACCGTCGTCGGCTACAACCTGTTCTTACACGCCAGTACGGTCCAGGAACGCTGGGACGGCGCCGAGGACCTCGCGGAGTGTCGGACCGACACCGTGGGAATGATCATCGTCGGCGGGATCATCACGACGGCCATCGTCGTCACTGCCGCGGCCGTCTTCCCCGAGGGAACCGAGATCGGCGACGTCGGCGCGATGGCCGACCAGCTCGAGCCGGTCTTCGGTGGCTACGCACTCACGTTCTTCGCGATCGGGCTGTTCGCCGCCGGATTCACGAGCGCGATGAGTGCGCCGCTGGCCGGTGCGTACGCGACCGCTGGTGCGCTCGGCTGGGACCGTGACCTCACCTCGACGAAGTTCCGCGCGATCTGGATGACGATCCTGGGCGTCGGGATCGTCTTCTCGGGACTCGGACTGAACCCGGTCGAAGTAATTATCTTCGCACAGGTCGCCAACGGGCTCCTGTTGCCGATTCTGGCCGTCTTCCTCATCTACGCGATGAACAACGACGAACTGCTCGGCGAACACACGAACAGCACGCTCCAGAACGCACTCGGTGCAGTCGTCACGCTCGTGGCGATTGGCATCGGGCTACAGA is a genomic window of Natrarchaeobaculum aegyptiacum containing:
- a CDS encoding ribbon-helix-helix protein, CopG family; the protein is MTRRVTASLDDDAETALETLLSETGAGQSEVVRRALTFYAANLEAASGRPSENLEQYYRMLSSGEHVLLDVDFLHAFLEFCYEDGEPDPEFVEAADRVSDYHVREYAERFESVGDVLEWLSFCGFLAVREEGDGVYHVVFPSEPIRWFMTRFVERATADLPTEIEIDRGVSKVIVTERATD
- a CDS encoding Nramp family divalent metal transporter, which translates into the protein MGIADRIKAIGPGALVAAAFVGPGTVTTASVIGAEYAYLLVWTIAFSIVATIVLQEMSARLGLISQEGLGEALRNEFSNPFVKWGAVILVVWAIGIGTAAFQTGNIVGGAAGLSTITGVSENVWGPVIGLVAGALLWSGNYKLIERVFIGLVAIMGLAFVINAIVVGPDLVSLSVGLVPTVPDGSAYLIAGLIGTTVVGYNLFLHASTVQERWDGAEDLAECRTDTVGMIIVGGIITTAIVVTAAAVFPEGTEIGDVGAMADQLEPVFGGYALTFFAIGLFAAGFTSAMSAPLAGAYATAGALGWDRDLTSTKFRAIWMTILGVGIVFSGLGLNPVEVIIFAQVANGLLLPILAVFLIYAMNNDELLGEHTNSTLQNALGAVVTLVAIGIGLQTLYDVLVL